One stretch of Labrenzia sp. CE80 DNA includes these proteins:
- a CDS encoding glycosyltransferase family 4 protein — protein sequence MTKDPLRIIHCVRSPIGGIFRHIKDLATSQAAAGHDVGLICDSTSGSDYDNAIVEDLRPQLSLGVAKFPMQRQLTLQDLRATRDLYRHIRSLKPDVLHGHGAKGGAYVRTIGTLLRFQGQEVTRIYCPHGGSLHYDPNRLEGRVYHTIERLLSRFTDGLIFVSDYEYAAFETKVGHPQAPARVVYNGLQPSEFSPVTENEDAADFLYIGMLRDLKGTDLFIDALHNIKLKTGKAPTAHIVGEGPDEARYRKMVETLGLGDTVTFHGALPARQAFRMAKCVVVPSRAEAMPYIILETVAAQRPLIATRVGGIPEIFGRYASRLIEPGHIDKLTTAMERAMANPEAMQAAAAEQRSCLAETFSIDLMSDRITTLYQQVRGQLPTDKPISAPAAGVSTTSSGQSVYARSSNR from the coding sequence ATGACCAAGGATCCGCTCCGGATCATCCACTGCGTACGCTCGCCGATCGGCGGCATATTCAGGCACATCAAGGACCTCGCGACCAGCCAGGCAGCGGCAGGTCATGACGTCGGCCTGATTTGTGACAGCACATCCGGCAGTGATTACGACAATGCCATTGTCGAAGACCTGCGCCCGCAGCTTTCGCTCGGCGTCGCAAAGTTTCCGATGCAGCGTCAACTCACGCTTCAAGACCTTCGTGCGACGCGTGACCTTTACCGACACATTCGCAGCCTCAAGCCCGACGTTCTTCACGGCCATGGCGCCAAGGGCGGCGCCTATGTGCGGACCATCGGAACGTTGCTGCGCTTTCAGGGCCAGGAAGTCACCCGGATCTACTGCCCGCATGGCGGCAGCCTCCACTACGATCCGAACCGGCTGGAAGGACGCGTCTATCACACGATCGAGCGCCTCCTGTCGCGTTTCACGGACGGGCTGATCTTTGTATCCGACTATGAATATGCCGCGTTTGAAACCAAGGTCGGTCACCCGCAAGCGCCGGCCCGTGTCGTCTACAACGGCCTTCAGCCCAGCGAATTTTCTCCGGTGACGGAGAATGAGGACGCTGCCGACTTTCTTTACATCGGCATGCTTCGCGACCTGAAGGGCACCGACCTCTTCATTGACGCGCTCCACAACATCAAGCTCAAGACCGGCAAAGCGCCGACAGCGCATATTGTTGGCGAAGGTCCGGACGAGGCCCGTTATCGCAAAATGGTCGAGACGCTTGGTCTTGGCGACACTGTCACCTTCCATGGTGCTCTGCCGGCGCGTCAGGCCTTCCGCATGGCAAAATGCGTGGTGGTGCCGTCGCGGGCCGAGGCGATGCCTTACATCATTCTGGAAACGGTTGCCGCACAGCGGCCGCTGATCGCCACCCGTGTTGGCGGCATTCCGGAGATTTTCGGCCGCTATGCCTCACGTCTGATCGAGCCGGGCCATATCGACAAGCTGACCACTGCGATGGAACGGGCGATGGCAAACCCGGAGGCGATGCAGGCTGCCGCGGCCGAGCAGCGCAGCTGCCTAGCCGAGACATTCTCCATCGACCTGATGAGCGATCGTATTACGACGCTCTACCAGCAGGTCCGCGGGCAATTGCCGACCGACAAACCCATTTCAGCACCGGCTGCAGGCGTTTCAACAACGTCATCAGGCCAATCCGTTTATGCCAGATCGAGCAACAGATAA